The following are from one region of the Halomonas qaidamensis genome:
- a CDS encoding GH36-type glycosyl hydrolase domain-containing protein, with translation MTLFFQTPLFRRVHQHNASMALWRSSSPVREELFSAERLEQHAGSLALAQVVTASPPKVASLTRRLNDNARVLLAAYRACAVTLAEGREVVPAAAWLLDNYHLIEAQIREIRGDLPPGYYRQLPKLAEGPFAGYPRVFGIAWAFIAHTDSNIELSNLRAFIKSYQRTQPLTIGELWAVAITLRIVLVENLRRLADQIITEQTARDAADALAAKWFATENDSPISNDSSNRYSPYSESINNESINNESVNSVSTDDCSTSNDSASYTFSSFTSQKTPLSAPFIAQLAKRLRGVNPHTNALACWLFEQLNRQGESIDDVVQSTQQCQGASNVTVRNIITSMRFISSTDWAELFESVSLVDAKLREHSRFAQYDFSTRNQYRVAVEELARGSAYTELEIVEHTLTLSREALPLTDDVHETARVEDPGYFLVAAGRNRLEKRLNFRPPLKRRFRQLLLKNGINGYVIMLTATTVALMALAGWLLLSMHSGEVSSRWLLLLAALGILPTIEFATSIVNRFVIYNIGAQPLPSLDLSKGVPPSLRTLVAMPTLLTNEADLQEQLDRLEVHHLSSGGGAISYALLTDGVDAQQAELATDEALLSICEKRIEELNKRYCASSHEKRFFLLHRNRVYNAGEQCWMGWERKRGKLHELNKLLRGATDTTFRTPPSLPRNVHYILTLDADTRLPRGAASKLVGKIAHPLNHPRFDTQQRRVVEGYAILQPRVTQSMPTGERGSTYQQLCSSPGGIDPYAAAISDLYQDLVGDGSFAGKGIYNIDAFEASLAGRIAENSLLSHDMFEGIFARAGLASDIEVIEDFPDRYDVVAKRQHRWVRGDWQLLPWLLTASLPPSGRLKILGNLRRSLLPPLLLACFAVSWQLPVMMAVVSSLMIIMVISIPVLLSLITSFAPLRAGVNLRYHFQQWRDELTLGLKQILLQLIFLPDQAWRMLDAIVSTLTRVFITRRHLLEWTSSAQTMKCPHLTVWGFYRHMAPGTLLGIAVAFSALWFNSSVWLMVLPIALLWTAAPALATWLSSTTSIAYQPLIAEETARELRLIARRTWRYFETFVTTSTNLLPPDNFQEEPQPVVAQRTSPTNMGLYLLSILAARDFGWIGNLNALSRIETTLAVMHTLPRYRGHFFNWYAIDDLRPLNPRYVSTVDSGNLAGHLITLANALETWQDTTFQPDPRQALADTLALAFEALKFEELKFEELKRASQSIEKSLPTKPLTEQLEKVATLLSENKTSPLDLKALTKHTKQALKIASDLFNGHHDRNSEDDNKNRGNKDRVNKDIVNKDIVNKDRGKDDGEDVVFWVTALHKTAAQHNADHRKTSISISAHGERLQQLASKARRLALSMDFAFLLNPERQLLSIGFSLDDVSLDTSCYDLLASEARLASLFAIAKGDVATRHWFRLGRAATPLKEGAAMISWSGSMFEYLMPSLIMRAPAGSLLEQTNRLVVKRQETYAAQFSAPWGISESGYNARDIEHTYQYSNFGVPGLGLKRGLSADLVVAPYATGLAAMIDPEGAFKNYRRLAEMGALGRYGYYEALDLTRSRLPKDVKLVIVRSYMAHHQGMTIVAIANTLHHGQMRQRFHREPMIQASELLLQEQIPRDVAIAYPRAEEVKSTASQTINEAQTVRKLSTCANGPPATHLLSNGNYSVMLTATGGGYSRWHNLAITRWQPDTTRDHWGSFIFLRDTRRPSVWSATGQSLESHTGANDDDNHVLFAEDYARYVHRHESISSHLDILVSGEDNSEVRLLTLANSGRQTCDIDVTTYAELVLTTPSTDNAHPSFAKMFVVTEYLPAFNALVATRRRRDPSEAQVWVAQFAVVEGDTVGDFQYETDREQFIGRGHRISAATALAEGQHLSGTVGSVIDPIFASRYCLRIKPGKAAHIAYWTVVADSREALMDLIDKHHDVSAFERAKMLAWTQAQVQLRHLGTQPEEAADFQRLAAPLLYPDARFRAPQKAIQSGAAQQSLLWQHGISGDLPIVLLRIQSTDDLPQLHQLLRAHEYWRMKRLEVDVVIINERATSYIQDLQQAIEATILSSQARPRLHSGDAQGTVYALRADLASAQSCSQLQSVARVALIAHRGSIADQLSIMLSRQSTEKPPLVITKRALPRQLMDKAHNPHQFKRPTLELFNGWGGFAKQGREYVIILEAGSSTPAPWINVIAHHQFGFQVSAEGAGYLWADSSRENQLTPWSNDPVIDPNGDVIYVRDEESLALYTATASPIRDSGRYIARHGYGYSQFEHHTDGLSLSLLHFVPRDAPLRISRLRITNHSNRTRKLSVTAYAEWVLGTSRSTSAPFLITSQATESGALLVTNPWNAAFPGRVAFLDIGEQPTQWTGNRSEFIGYGKHLAEPAGLRCKTPLSGTLGAGLDPCAALQRPVTLVPGETVDIIVLLGQGGSNDEVAELIARFRDADIDAELANIHDHWNTQLNAIRVKTPDRAMDIMLNGWLLYQTIACRLTARSAFYQASGAYGFRDQLQDCMALTFSNAATTRQHLLRAASRQFPEGDVQHWWLPHSGQGVRTRISDDRVWLAYACARYLATTQDIAVLDEPVSFLDGAQLSSHEHEHFFQPTTSLEAAPLFEHCARGLDITLSQLGEHGLPLIGGGDWNDGMNRVGAEGKGESVWLGWLLLKTLHHFAPIAEQREAQACHADEPQRAVRWHQHAQALRIAIENSAWDGQWYRRATYDNGIWLGSKQSDACQIDSIAQSWAVLSGASDPERSTLAMHSLERELILHDPQLALLFWPPFDHPKQDPGYISGYPPGMRENGGQYSHASMWAILAFTQLGEGDKAHQLFTLLNPINHATTTEAATRYRVEPYVVAADVYSVAPHVGRGGWTWYTGAAGWMYQAGIEGILGIRREASWLVIFPCLPASWPHFSADITLDQSHYHIKVINAQASPAMLGQNLLSQTLSSQTLSSSSQALTATLDGVYLVETGVGMPIRVPLDSQHHQLEIVIRRCAPA, from the coding sequence GTGACTCTTTTTTTTCAGACGCCCTTATTTCGTCGTGTGCACCAACACAATGCCTCTATGGCATTGTGGCGTTCATCCTCGCCAGTACGTGAAGAATTGTTTAGTGCAGAACGGCTCGAACAGCACGCGGGTAGTCTAGCACTGGCGCAAGTCGTGACAGCAAGCCCACCCAAAGTGGCGTCGTTAACGCGCCGCCTAAACGATAATGCCCGCGTATTACTTGCTGCTTACCGCGCTTGCGCTGTCACGCTGGCAGAAGGTCGAGAGGTCGTTCCCGCCGCCGCTTGGTTACTTGATAATTATCATCTCATCGAAGCACAAATTCGTGAAATTCGCGGTGACCTTCCACCGGGTTATTACCGACAGTTACCAAAGCTTGCAGAAGGCCCCTTTGCGGGTTATCCACGCGTATTTGGTATTGCATGGGCTTTTATTGCACATACCGATAGCAATATAGAACTCTCTAACTTACGTGCATTTATTAAATCTTACCAACGCACTCAGCCACTAACGATTGGAGAATTATGGGCAGTTGCGATAACGCTTCGTATTGTATTAGTCGAGAATCTACGCCGTCTTGCCGACCAGATTATTACTGAACAAACGGCGCGCGATGCAGCGGACGCACTAGCGGCTAAGTGGTTTGCTACTGAAAATGACTCACCAATAAGCAACGACTCTTCCAATCGTTATTCACCTTACAGCGAGTCGATTAACAACGAGTCAATTAACAACGAATCAGTTAATAGCGTTTCGACAGATGACTGTTCAACGAGTAATGACTCAGCTAGTTATACATTCTCCTCCTTTACGTCTCAGAAAACACCACTGTCGGCGCCTTTTATAGCTCAATTAGCCAAACGTTTACGCGGTGTTAACCCCCATACCAATGCACTCGCCTGCTGGCTTTTTGAGCAGCTTAATCGCCAGGGCGAATCTATCGATGATGTCGTGCAAAGTACCCAGCAGTGCCAAGGGGCGTCGAACGTTACTGTGCGCAACATCATCACTAGTATGCGTTTTATCTCCAGCACCGATTGGGCTGAGCTTTTCGAAAGTGTCAGCTTGGTAGACGCAAAATTACGCGAACACAGTCGCTTTGCGCAGTACGATTTTTCAACACGCAATCAGTACCGCGTTGCAGTGGAAGAGCTCGCCCGTGGCTCAGCCTATACCGAGTTAGAAATCGTTGAGCATACGCTAACGCTATCAAGAGAAGCACTGCCACTTACCGATGATGTCCACGAGACAGCAAGAGTTGAAGACCCCGGTTATTTTTTGGTGGCGGCAGGTAGGAATAGGTTAGAAAAACGCCTTAACTTTCGCCCACCATTGAAACGGCGATTTCGTCAGCTACTGTTGAAAAATGGCATCAATGGCTACGTCATAATGCTGACAGCGACTACCGTCGCTTTGATGGCCTTAGCCGGGTGGTTGCTGTTATCAATGCATTCAGGCGAGGTGTCGTCACGTTGGTTATTGTTATTAGCAGCCCTGGGCATCCTGCCCACAATTGAGTTCGCTACGTCTATCGTCAATCGTTTCGTTATTTATAATATCGGTGCACAGCCACTGCCTAGCCTAGATCTTTCCAAAGGTGTTCCCCCCTCTCTTCGCACGCTGGTGGCGATGCCAACGCTACTGACCAATGAAGCCGACTTACAAGAGCAACTTGATCGGCTTGAGGTGCATCATCTAAGTAGCGGTGGCGGTGCCATTAGCTATGCACTTTTGACCGATGGCGTTGATGCACAGCAGGCAGAACTAGCCACCGATGAGGCACTGTTGAGCATTTGTGAAAAACGCATTGAGGAATTAAACAAACGCTACTGTGCTTCCAGCCATGAAAAGCGCTTCTTCTTACTACACCGCAACCGCGTCTACAACGCAGGTGAACAATGCTGGATGGGATGGGAGCGCAAACGGGGCAAGCTTCATGAGCTCAATAAACTGTTACGTGGCGCGACGGACACGACCTTCAGAACCCCACCTTCCCTGCCAAGAAATGTGCACTATATTCTGACGCTGGACGCCGACACACGCCTGCCAAGAGGAGCCGCGAGCAAGCTGGTTGGCAAAATAGCCCACCCGTTAAATCATCCTCGATTTGATACGCAGCAAAGGCGGGTAGTGGAAGGCTATGCAATTTTGCAACCACGCGTCACTCAATCGATGCCTACAGGCGAAAGAGGCTCTACCTATCAACAGCTGTGCTCTTCACCAGGAGGCATTGACCCTTATGCCGCCGCCATTTCAGATCTTTATCAAGACTTAGTGGGTGATGGCTCGTTTGCTGGTAAAGGTATTTACAATATTGATGCCTTTGAAGCTTCACTAGCGGGCCGTATCGCTGAAAACAGCCTGCTGAGCCACGATATGTTTGAGGGCATTTTTGCCCGTGCGGGATTGGCATCAGATATTGAAGTCATAGAAGACTTTCCAGACCGTTATGATGTGGTGGCCAAACGCCAACACCGCTGGGTGCGAGGGGATTGGCAGCTACTCCCTTGGCTACTAACAGCCTCGTTACCGCCTTCAGGGCGCTTGAAAATACTCGGCAATCTACGCCGATCGCTGCTCCCCCCCTTACTGTTAGCCTGCTTTGCGGTGAGCTGGCAACTGCCTGTCATGATGGCCGTTGTCAGCAGTTTAATGATTATTATGGTCATTAGCATACCGGTCTTACTGTCGTTAATAACGTCGTTCGCTCCACTGCGCGCAGGCGTCAATCTCCGTTACCACTTCCAACAATGGCGGGACGAACTAACGCTGGGATTGAAGCAAATTTTGCTGCAGCTGATATTTCTCCCTGACCAAGCATGGCGGATGCTAGATGCCATTGTTAGCACGCTGACACGGGTTTTTATAACTCGCCGTCATTTATTAGAGTGGACATCGTCTGCCCAAACGATGAAATGCCCACACCTGACCGTTTGGGGTTTTTATCGGCACATGGCGCCCGGTACGTTACTTGGCATAGCCGTTGCCTTTAGTGCGTTATGGTTTAACAGTAGTGTTTGGCTAATGGTCTTGCCGATCGCACTACTATGGACAGCAGCGCCTGCGCTAGCGACTTGGCTAAGCAGTACGACTAGTATTGCGTACCAACCTCTTATAGCAGAAGAAACTGCCCGTGAACTTCGGCTAATTGCCCGCAGAACCTGGCGCTACTTTGAAACTTTTGTAACTACATCCACCAATTTGCTGCCGCCGGATAATTTTCAGGAAGAGCCACAGCCGGTTGTCGCCCAGCGAACGTCACCGACCAATATGGGCCTCTACCTGCTGTCGATACTGGCGGCACGTGATTTCGGCTGGATCGGTAATCTCAACGCGCTAAGCCGTATAGAAACGACGCTTGCCGTCATGCATACCCTGCCCCGCTATCGTGGTCACTTCTTTAACTGGTATGCAATCGATGACCTGCGTCCGCTAAACCCTCGCTATGTATCTACTGTCGATAGCGGCAACCTTGCTGGGCACCTCATTACCCTCGCCAATGCTTTGGAAACCTGGCAAGACACAACATTTCAACCTGATCCTCGCCAAGCACTAGCCGATACATTAGCGCTGGCATTTGAAGCACTTAAATTTGAAGAACTTAAATTTGAAGAACTTAAGCGCGCTTCTCAATCAATAGAAAAATCCCTGCCCACTAAACCGCTCACTGAACAGCTTGAGAAAGTCGCCACTCTATTAAGCGAAAATAAAACGTCTCCATTAGATTTGAAAGCCCTCACAAAACATACAAAACAAGCACTTAAAATAGCCAGCGACCTGTTTAATGGCCATCACGACCGCAATAGTGAAGATGACAATAAAAATAGGGGTAATAAAGATAGGGTTAATAAAGATATAGTTAATAAAGATATAGTTAATAAAGACAGGGGCAAGGATGATGGCGAAGATGTGGTTTTTTGGGTGACAGCCCTACATAAAACGGCGGCTCAGCATAACGCTGACCACAGAAAAACATCAATTTCCATCAGCGCGCATGGCGAGCGGCTACAGCAACTGGCCAGTAAAGCCCGACGGCTTGCCCTTAGTATGGATTTTGCGTTTCTTCTCAACCCTGAGCGGCAGTTACTGTCGATCGGCTTCTCGCTGGACGACGTTAGCCTGGACACAAGTTGCTATGACCTGCTGGCTTCAGAGGCACGGCTGGCCAGCCTGTTCGCCATTGCCAAAGGCGATGTAGCCACTCGCCACTGGTTCCGACTAGGGCGCGCCGCAACCCCGTTAAAAGAGGGTGCGGCGATGATTTCCTGGTCAGGCTCCATGTTTGAATATCTGATGCCCTCGCTAATAATGCGCGCACCCGCTGGCAGCCTATTGGAGCAAACTAACCGCCTAGTAGTTAAACGCCAGGAAACATACGCCGCACAGTTTTCAGCTCCTTGGGGTATTTCTGAGTCAGGGTATAACGCACGGGACATAGAGCATACTTATCAATATTCCAATTTTGGGGTGCCTGGATTAGGGCTAAAGCGTGGTCTATCGGCCGATTTAGTGGTCGCGCCATACGCAACGGGGTTGGCGGCAATGATCGACCCAGAAGGGGCCTTCAAAAATTATCGCCGCCTTGCAGAAATGGGCGCGCTAGGACGCTATGGCTACTACGAAGCGCTAGACCTGACCCGCTCACGGCTCCCCAAAGACGTTAAGCTGGTAATTGTGCGCAGCTACATGGCACACCACCAAGGCATGACCATCGTTGCCATCGCTAATACGCTTCACCATGGGCAGATGCGACAACGCTTCCACCGCGAACCAATGATTCAGGCGAGCGAGCTATTACTTCAAGAGCAGATTCCAAGGGATGTGGCTATTGCTTACCCCCGTGCTGAAGAGGTGAAATCAACCGCTAGCCAAACCATCAACGAAGCACAAACCGTGCGCAAACTTTCAACCTGCGCCAACGGACCTCCGGCGACCCACCTGCTCTCAAACGGCAACTACTCTGTCATGTTGACCGCAACAGGTGGCGGCTACAGCCGATGGCACAATCTTGCCATCACTCGCTGGCAACCAGATACCACTCGAGATCACTGGGGAAGCTTTATTTTTCTCCGCGATACGCGACGCCCAAGCGTTTGGAGTGCAACAGGACAATCCCTGGAATCACATACCGGCGCTAATGACGACGACAACCACGTGTTGTTTGCTGAAGATTATGCCCGCTATGTGCATCGTCACGAGTCTATTTCAAGCCACTTGGACATCCTGGTGTCTGGGGAAGATAACAGCGAAGTACGCTTGCTAACACTAGCCAACAGTGGACGCCAAACCTGCGATATTGATGTTACAACTTATGCAGAATTAGTACTCACCACGCCGAGTACCGACAATGCTCACCCTAGCTTCGCCAAAATGTTCGTGGTCACTGAATACCTCCCCGCATTTAATGCCCTTGTGGCTACTCGGCGACGGCGGGACCCCAGCGAAGCACAAGTGTGGGTAGCTCAGTTCGCCGTCGTGGAAGGCGATACCGTTGGAGATTTCCAATACGAGACCGACCGCGAGCAATTTATTGGCCGGGGCCACCGTATTTCCGCAGCAACGGCACTTGCTGAAGGCCAACATTTATCAGGTACGGTGGGGAGTGTCATTGACCCCATTTTTGCATCACGCTACTGCCTGAGAATCAAGCCAGGCAAAGCCGCCCATATTGCTTACTGGACGGTCGTTGCCGACTCACGTGAAGCGCTGATGGATTTAATTGACAAACATCATGACGTTAGCGCCTTTGAGCGAGCAAAAATGCTCGCTTGGACTCAGGCACAAGTACAACTACGTCATTTGGGCACTCAGCCAGAGGAGGCCGCTGACTTTCAGCGGTTAGCTGCCCCACTGCTCTATCCAGACGCACGCTTTAGAGCACCTCAGAAAGCGATTCAAAGCGGCGCAGCTCAACAATCGCTGCTATGGCAACACGGGATCTCCGGCGATTTACCCATCGTATTGCTCCGGATTCAATCCACTGATGACTTGCCACAATTGCATCAATTACTTCGTGCCCATGAGTATTGGCGCATGAAACGTCTCGAAGTCGATGTCGTCATCATCAATGAGCGTGCAACCTCTTACATTCAAGATCTACAGCAAGCCATTGAAGCCACGATTCTCAGCAGTCAGGCAAGACCCCGACTTCACAGTGGCGATGCCCAGGGAACGGTCTATGCCTTAAGAGCCGATCTAGCAAGCGCCCAGTCATGCTCTCAGCTTCAATCGGTTGCTCGCGTGGCGCTGATAGCACACCGAGGATCAATTGCCGATCAGCTGTCTATTATGTTGTCCCGACAGAGCACCGAGAAGCCTCCGCTTGTCATTACTAAACGTGCTCTCCCCAGACAATTGATGGATAAGGCCCACAATCCTCACCAGTTTAAGCGGCCTACACTTGAGCTTTTTAATGGTTGGGGCGGGTTTGCAAAGCAAGGACGAGAGTATGTCATCATTCTAGAAGCGGGCAGCTCGACACCAGCGCCCTGGATTAATGTCATTGCACATCACCAGTTCGGGTTTCAAGTATCAGCAGAGGGCGCTGGCTATCTGTGGGCAGACAGCAGCCGAGAAAACCAACTGACACCATGGAGTAATGACCCCGTTATTGACCCAAACGGTGATGTTATTTATGTCCGGGATGAAGAATCACTGGCGCTTTATACGGCAACGGCAAGCCCGATTCGTGATTCAGGCCGTTACATTGCGCGCCATGGTTATGGCTATAGTCAATTTGAACATCATACTGATGGGCTTAGCTTATCGCTGCTGCACTTCGTGCCGCGAGATGCTCCGTTGCGCATCTCGCGGTTGAGAATAACAAATCATTCAAACAGGACGCGCAAGCTCTCTGTGACTGCTTATGCAGAGTGGGTTTTGGGCACGTCGCGAAGCACATCAGCCCCCTTTCTTATCACATCGCAAGCAACAGAAAGCGGTGCGTTGTTAGTTACCAACCCATGGAATGCCGCCTTCCCAGGCCGGGTGGCTTTCCTCGATATTGGCGAGCAACCTACGCAATGGACAGGCAATCGCAGTGAGTTTATCGGCTACGGCAAACACTTAGCTGAACCGGCTGGGTTACGGTGTAAAACGCCGCTTTCTGGCACGTTAGGCGCCGGGCTAGACCCCTGCGCTGCGCTTCAGCGTCCCGTGACGCTCGTCCCAGGAGAAACCGTCGACATTATCGTACTGCTTGGTCAGGGTGGCTCCAATGACGAAGTTGCCGAGCTGATTGCCCGTTTTCGTGATGCTGACATTGATGCTGAGCTTGCCAACATTCACGACCATTGGAATACGCAGCTCAATGCCATACGGGTCAAAACACCTGATCGGGCAATGGACATCATGTTAAACGGCTGGTTGCTGTATCAGACCATCGCCTGTCGTTTAACGGCTCGCTCAGCGTTTTACCAAGCCAGCGGCGCCTATGGCTTCCGCGATCAGTTGCAAGATTGCATGGCATTGACGTTTAGCAATGCTGCTACAACGCGCCAGCATTTACTGCGGGCGGCTTCACGTCAATTCCCTGAAGGCGATGTACAACACTGGTGGCTGCCCCATTCCGGACAAGGCGTGCGCACGCGTATCTCTGACGACCGGGTTTGGTTGGCCTACGCCTGCGCGCGTTATCTCGCAACAACCCAGGACATAGCAGTGCTTGACGAGCCGGTGAGCTTTTTAGACGGCGCGCAGTTGTCATCGCATGAGCACGAACACTTTTTCCAGCCAACCACCTCACTGGAAGCCGCCCCACTGTTTGAACACTGCGCACGCGGTCTGGATATTACCCTTTCGCAACTGGGTGAACATGGTTTGCCGCTGATAGGCGGCGGGGATTGGAATGACGGCATGAACCGGGTGGGTGCTGAGGGCAAGGGAGAAAGTGTATGGCTAGGCTGGTTGCTGCTTAAAACGCTTCATCACTTTGCGCCAATTGCTGAACAGCGCGAGGCCCAAGCCTGCCACGCGGATGAACCTCAACGCGCCGTTCGTTGGCATCAACACGCTCAGGCGCTACGCATAGCAATTGAAAACAGCGCTTGGGATGGCCAGTGGTATCGTCGAGCGACTTACGACAACGGCATTTGGCTAGGCAGCAAACAAAGCGATGCATGCCAGATTGATTCCATCGCCCAATCATGGGCGGTGCTTTCCGGCGCCAGCGACCCTGAACGGTCGACGCTCGCAATGCACTCGCTGGAGCGCGAACTCATTCTGCATGACCCGCAGTTAGCGCTGCTTTTTTGGCCTCCCTTTGATCACCCTAAGCAGGACCCCGGCTATATAAGCGGCTACCCGCCAGGTATGCGCGAAAATGGTGGGCAGTATAGCCATGCATCAATGTGGGCAATTTTGGCCTTTACCCAACTGGGTGAAGGTGACAAGGCACATCAGCTATTTACACTGCTTAACCCCATCAACCATGCCACCACCACGGAAGCGGCTACCCGCTATCGCGTTGAGCCTTATGTGGTGGCTGCTGATGTGTATTCTGTGGCTCCCCATGTGGGCCGAGGAGGCTGGACATGGTACACCGGCGCCGCCGGTTGGATGTATCAAGCCGGTATAGAGGGTATTTTAGGCATTCGCCGAGAAGCTAGCTGGCTGGTAATTTTTCCATGCCTGCCAGCTAGCTGGCCGCATTTTAGTGCTGACATTACCCTTGACCAATCGCACTATCATATTAAGGTGATCAACGCGCAAGCTTCTCCAGCGATGTTAGGCCAGAATCTATTAAGCCAAACGCTATCAAGCCAGACCCTATCAAGCTCAAGCCAAGCCCTCACTGCAACACTGGATGGCGTTTACTTAGTAGAAACAGGGGTTGGCATGCCTATTAGGGTGCCGCTAGATAGTCAGCATCATCAACTAGAGATAGTTATCCGGCGATGCGCCCCTGCATAA
- a CDS encoding XRE family transcriptional regulator, translated as MDKHSLITLGKHLQSLRQAQGWSLSYLANAAGIAKSNLCRLEQGNGNPTLDTLWRLAVQLNAPFGTLVAPISVPLGEDGVQVQLIDQGKGSPQVDAYWMRCAPHTLRHAEAHTLGTLETLTLISGWLEAGPEGATTVLTPGESKTFPADQPHCYRTQDQEATLLLTVTYGEQGVAP; from the coding sequence ATGGACAAGCACTCATTAATCACGTTAGGCAAGCATTTGCAGTCTTTGCGTCAAGCGCAAGGCTGGTCACTCTCCTATTTAGCTAACGCCGCTGGCATTGCCAAATCGAACCTGTGTCGTCTTGAGCAAGGTAATGGCAACCCCACCCTGGACACTCTCTGGCGATTAGCCGTTCAGCTTAATGCACCGTTTGGCACGCTAGTGGCGCCTATTAGCGTTCCCCTTGGCGAAGATGGCGTGCAGGTGCAGCTGATTGATCAGGGCAAAGGCTCGCCACAAGTCGATGCTTATTGGATGCGCTGCGCCCCTCATACCCTACGTCACGCTGAAGCCCATACACTCGGCACGCTAGAAACGCTGACGCTCATCAGTGGCTGGCTAGAAGCAGGTCCAGAGGGAGCCACCACCGTGCTAACGCCTGGAGAGAGCAAAACGTTTCCCGCCGACCAGCCACACTGCTACCGCACCCAAGACCAAGAGGCCACCCTGCTACTCACCGTTACTTACGGTGAACAAGGGGTCGCACCATGA
- a CDS encoding AzlC family ABC transporter permease produces MTHVNHSPWRSALQGVREAIPLLGGYIPVALSFGLVASQAGFSTLEATAISALIYAGASQFLFVGMIATGAPLWLVVAMTLLINVRHVVYGPNLAELLPRSRHWPWLMHGLTDQVFALALTRLPQLPDVKRFSWFVGASLLAWGAWIVGTTVGATAGEAFTARWPLLGEIMPFALPALFLTMVAPRFTNQRWAAAMGCAILAALGLTIAGWSNVAIPLAAACGALCFYTVKLQTQRRPV; encoded by the coding sequence ATGACTCATGTCAACCATTCTCCTTGGCGTAGCGCGCTGCAAGGCGTGCGCGAAGCCATCCCGCTGTTGGGCGGCTATATTCCAGTGGCACTGTCGTTTGGGTTAGTAGCTAGCCAAGCAGGCTTCAGCACCTTGGAAGCCACCGCTATATCCGCCCTGATTTATGCAGGTGCTTCGCAGTTTCTATTTGTAGGCATGATCGCCACCGGCGCGCCGCTATGGCTGGTAGTGGCAATGACACTACTAATTAACGTGCGCCATGTGGTGTATGGCCCCAACCTTGCTGAGCTGTTGCCGCGCAGCCGCCACTGGCCATGGCTAATGCATGGCCTCACCGACCAAGTGTTTGCCTTGGCCTTGACTCGGCTTCCACAGCTGCCTGACGTAAAGCGCTTTAGCTGGTTTGTCGGCGCATCACTGCTTGCATGGGGCGCATGGATTGTGGGTACAACGGTGGGGGCCACGGCGGGCGAGGCCTTTACCGCCCGCTGGCCACTACTCGGGGAGATCATGCCTTTCGCACTGCCTGCTCTATTCTTAACCATGGTGGCACCCCGCTTCACCAATCAACGCTGGGCAGCCGCCATGGGGTGCGCCATTCTGGCTGCGCTAGGCTTAACCATCGCGGGGTGGAGCAACGTGGCTATTCCGCTGGCTGCCGCTTGCGGCGCGCTATGCTTCTATACCGTCAAGCTGCAAACCCAAAGGCGACCAGTATGA
- a CDS encoding AzlD domain-containing protein, with protein MSFELWLAVAVCAIGTLLMRVVPFLWMQRRLGSDTGINTMPQWLGILGPLMIAAVLGVSIVPVNPTAISWLATAIGLSVTLLVWWRLRSLGWPVAAGVAVFGLVEIVATL; from the coding sequence ATGAGCTTCGAACTATGGCTAGCCGTGGCGGTTTGCGCTATTGGTACCCTACTGATGCGCGTGGTGCCGTTCTTATGGATGCAGCGCCGTCTGGGAAGCGATACAGGCATTAATACCATGCCACAGTGGCTAGGCATTCTTGGGCCATTAATGATTGCCGCCGTGCTGGGAGTTTCCATTGTGCCGGTCAACCCAACCGCCATTTCATGGCTAGCCACCGCCATCGGGCTTTCCGTGACGTTACTGGTATGGTGGCGGCTACGCTCGTTAGGCTGGCCCGTGGCGGCAGGTGTTGCGGTGTTCGGCTTGGTGGAGATCGTTGCGACGCTTTAA